The Desulfobaculum bizertense DSM 18034 genome includes a region encoding these proteins:
- a CDS encoding GNAT family N-acetyltransferase, which translates to MSFTLHTMTEQEIPAARELVASVFLRCIAPDYSQTGQEQFFAFITPAALRQRFSAESVFFIARHNTQIIGLLEVQKGRHIALLFTHCDWHGKGIATALLNKAFTFTKDCTITVNSSPCAIPVYTRLGFRPTQDMQDIHGIRFVPMQKDL; encoded by the coding sequence ATGTCTTTTACCCTTCATACCATGACGGAGCAGGAAATTCCTGCGGCCCGCGAACTCGTTGCTTCGGTCTTTTTGCGTTGCATCGCTCCAGATTACAGCCAGACCGGCCAGGAACAGTTCTTTGCATTCATCACCCCAGCAGCTCTGCGCCAGCGCTTTTCTGCTGAGTCTGTTTTTTTTATTGCGCGGCACAACACCCAAATAATTGGCCTCCTCGAAGTACAAAAAGGCAGACACATTGCCCTGCTTTTTACGCACTGCGACTGGCACGGCAAAGGCATTGCCACCGCGCTTCTCAACAAGGCTTTCACGTTCACAAAAGACTGCACCATCACAGTCAACTCTTCACCCTGTGCCATCCCGGTGTATACTCGGCTTGGATTCCGGCCGACACAGGATATGCAGGACATTCACGGCATTCGCTTTGTCCCCATGCAAAAAGACCTCTAG
- the dprA gene encoding DNA-processing protein DprA: protein MNHAQLKEYRACLALRHCLHIGPRTWKRLCDFYGSAAEAVEDYASWREHRLVSARQYDSFVSKTWEQGQEEEHAAARIHRQCVVLSTDPRFPEALRQLPDPPLFLYYSGQISLLKNPCVAVVGSRMCSTAGVNMARRICRELSAAGITVVSGMARGIDRQAHLASVEGPGATIGVLATGLDQTFPLENSDVRRRIESRGLLLSEFAPGTEALPGNFHIRNRLVSGLSLGVVVVEAAKRSGTQITARLALDQGREVYALHGPEGTPSFEGCRHLLEDGAHEIHSASEIILDLSAQITACLEGKSPFAGRKPVMSPHQSKLPHMNMAPRDDFESEKRQPPETALASSCLAGLEQDSDEFAVASLLSARTQTHIDALSRELGWEASRTSSALLMLELDGRVHQLPGMEYVLSA from the coding sequence GTGAACCACGCTCAGCTCAAAGAATATCGGGCCTGCCTTGCCTTGCGCCACTGTCTGCATATTGGTCCACGGACATGGAAACGCCTCTGTGATTTTTATGGCTCTGCGGCAGAAGCCGTGGAGGATTATGCCTCGTGGCGAGAGCACCGTCTGGTGTCGGCCCGGCAGTACGACTCTTTTGTATCCAAAACATGGGAGCAGGGGCAGGAAGAGGAGCACGCGGCTGCGCGTATCCATCGGCAGTGTGTTGTCCTGTCTACTGATCCACGTTTTCCTGAGGCGTTGCGCCAGCTCCCGGACCCTCCGCTTTTTTTGTATTATTCTGGGCAGATTTCCCTGCTCAAGAATCCTTGCGTTGCTGTTGTTGGATCGCGAATGTGCAGTACTGCGGGCGTTAACATGGCCCGAAGGATTTGTCGTGAGCTGTCCGCTGCGGGCATTACTGTGGTGTCTGGCATGGCCCGGGGCATTGATCGGCAGGCGCATCTTGCCAGTGTTGAGGGGCCGGGGGCAACGATTGGCGTTTTGGCAACGGGACTTGACCAGACCTTTCCTCTGGAAAATAGCGATGTGCGCAGGCGAATCGAAAGCAGAGGACTCCTCCTCTCTGAATTTGCACCGGGGACGGAAGCTCTTCCGGGAAATTTTCATATCCGAAACCGTTTAGTTAGCGGGCTGAGCCTTGGGGTTGTTGTGGTGGAGGCTGCCAAGCGAAGCGGAACGCAGATTACGGCGCGGCTGGCACTGGATCAGGGCCGTGAAGTGTATGCCCTGCATGGGCCAGAAGGAACGCCAAGCTTTGAGGGATGCAGGCATTTGCTGGAGGATGGAGCGCATGAAATTCATTCAGCCTCCGAAATTATTCTGGATTTGTCGGCGCAGATTACGGCATGCCTTGAAGGGAAGAGTCCCTTTGCCGGGCGAAAGCCCGTCATGTCGCCGCATCAGTCGAAACTTCCGCACATGAACATGGCTCCTCGTGATGATTTTGAGAGCGAGAAAAGACAGCCTCCAGAAACGGCGTTGGCTTCATCCTGTCTTGCGGGACTGGAGCAGGATTCTGATGAGTTTGCAGTGGCTTCACTGCTTTCTGCTCGTACGCAGACACATATTGATGCCTTGTCCCGAGAGCTTGGGTGGGAGGCATCGCGGACCAGTTCTGCACTTTTGATGCTTGAACTCGATGGTCGGGTGCACCAGCTTCCGGGTATGGAATATGTTTTGAGTGCGTGA
- a CDS encoding PD-(D/E)XK nuclease family protein: MQQVTVIDWSADFVATLKRLLLEAHGTELRDVLILYPHQRPQRHLQEFLAQDPEVPKPLFLPEGLSINEWIPHLRQEMDPRPLRTVSLLDRAGMLFDIVQDLHQSGEGLLSRLPVEREHFYPWGVRLAELLEEFFRHGRTPANLLHLSGEVQPMAAALLEQLAAIHEQYEKMLEAKGWTTPGRDACFVASHPEELVAIAKEKQIWIAGFYALTGTENAIFETLWKADAARVVFHTDPAIVDEPDRAHWTCKEHLRWLKRWGAKAELTDLAVSPRTAPRPDIQFIEGFDLHSQLRELEKNMAGTDGHDTAVVVPDTSSLMPVLHHLPDKDINISMGYPLSHSNLHRLVDIILRLQETSQGPGRYYWRELINLLRHPYIKMLTPKGTVPLRAILREFEKAIRRGGKYLNPLEWVPQTENWPDDADDAFKTAQLEGLHEVLRACCTAFESVNSLAGLGDALLGVADVLLPEDEGSSQWHKFPIDAECLFRLVKESIPTLTDSQISHDTYSPSVLYSILRQFINRERVPFEAEPLSGLQIMGILESRLLRFSHVHILDATDDKLPGSTAYDPLLPEPLRRELGLPDHRHRSLVSAHNFHRLLAGAQDVCIYYRNGEDGAGALGGKSVRSRFVEELLWEEEKREGHLIEPGTGPVKTVSFPIRGIPLRETEIEKTGTIQNRLLDMLHKRSLSPSLLDSYLRCPVMFFYKYLTPLKPLDEVNEAGDPAELGTIVHDVLHHFFLPYRGELTNLSTLDPADLQDEFTRRLTDSKFFKQMPWDMREGLNLSGRERLRRFLKNQGTTTILKLEEKIDQKTPIGDLNILLQGTLDRVDERAGGITILDYKTGGMPMPKRGIWTDIDFWDDIARGYEQETADDELLVMLAEKLPSLQLPLYAYLYYLENGVVPANAGWVELRTEGMESELFSDADSEEIREDAICEYTPRALRFVLSHMLKTPVFTSTPGHYCDWCPYGFACQKQ; the protein is encoded by the coding sequence ATGCAGCAAGTAACCGTCATTGACTGGAGCGCCGACTTTGTCGCCACTCTCAAGCGCCTGCTGCTCGAAGCGCACGGGACAGAGCTTCGCGACGTCCTCATTCTCTACCCACACCAGCGCCCGCAACGGCACTTGCAGGAATTTCTTGCTCAGGACCCAGAGGTCCCAAAACCTCTCTTTTTGCCAGAAGGTCTGTCCATCAACGAATGGATTCCCCATCTGCGACAGGAAATGGACCCTCGCCCCCTGCGCACGGTTTCGCTTCTGGACAGGGCTGGAATGCTTTTTGACATTGTTCAGGACCTGCATCAGTCCGGTGAAGGGCTGCTTTCCCGACTGCCCGTTGAACGGGAGCATTTCTACCCATGGGGCGTCCGCCTTGCAGAACTGCTGGAAGAGTTCTTCCGCCATGGCCGCACCCCAGCAAACCTGCTGCACCTTTCTGGAGAAGTACAGCCAATGGCCGCCGCACTTCTGGAACAGCTGGCTGCCATCCATGAGCAGTATGAAAAGATGCTGGAAGCCAAGGGCTGGACCACGCCGGGCCGCGACGCCTGTTTTGTTGCCTCTCACCCAGAAGAGCTGGTCGCCATTGCCAAAGAAAAGCAAATCTGGATTGCAGGCTTCTACGCGCTGACCGGAACAGAAAACGCCATTTTTGAAACGCTGTGGAAAGCAGACGCAGCACGCGTTGTGTTCCACACGGACCCGGCCATTGTTGACGAGCCAGACCGGGCGCACTGGACCTGCAAAGAGCACCTCCGCTGGCTGAAACGCTGGGGAGCCAAGGCCGAACTCACAGACCTAGCCGTCAGTCCCCGAACAGCACCCCGCCCAGACATCCAGTTCATTGAGGGCTTTGACCTGCATTCTCAGCTCCGGGAACTGGAAAAAAACATGGCCGGAACGGATGGACACGACACGGCAGTCGTGGTTCCAGATACGTCTTCACTGATGCCTGTGCTCCACCACCTGCCCGACAAAGACATCAATATTTCCATGGGCTACCCTCTGTCCCACTCCAACCTGCACCGCCTTGTAGACATTATTTTGCGCCTGCAGGAAACATCTCAGGGACCGGGACGCTACTACTGGCGCGAACTTATCAACCTCTTGCGCCACCCCTACATCAAAATGCTCACACCCAAGGGCACCGTGCCCCTGCGAGCCATTTTGCGAGAATTTGAAAAGGCTATCCGTCGTGGCGGAAAATATCTCAATCCGCTGGAATGGGTGCCGCAGACAGAAAACTGGCCAGATGATGCTGATGATGCATTTAAAACGGCACAGCTCGAAGGCCTGCACGAAGTGCTCCGGGCCTGCTGCACAGCCTTTGAGAGCGTCAATTCTCTTGCCGGACTTGGTGACGCCCTGCTTGGTGTTGCGGATGTGCTCCTGCCTGAGGACGAGGGCAGTTCCCAGTGGCATAAGTTCCCCATTGACGCCGAATGTCTGTTTAGGCTGGTCAAGGAATCCATTCCGACGCTGACCGACAGCCAAATCAGCCACGATACCTATTCTCCGTCAGTGCTCTACTCCATCCTGCGCCAGTTCATTAACCGTGAACGCGTCCCGTTTGAGGCAGAGCCACTGTCTGGTTTGCAAATCATGGGTATTCTGGAATCCCGTCTTCTGCGCTTTTCGCATGTCCACATTCTAGACGCCACAGATGACAAACTCCCCGGCAGCACGGCCTATGACCCACTTTTGCCAGAACCGCTTCGCCGCGAACTCGGTCTGCCGGACCACCGCCACAGGAGCCTTGTTTCAGCACACAACTTCCATCGGCTTTTGGCTGGTGCTCAGGACGTCTGCATTTATTATCGCAATGGTGAGGATGGCGCGGGCGCTCTTGGTGGCAAAAGTGTCCGAAGCAGGTTTGTCGAAGAGCTGCTTTGGGAAGAAGAAAAGCGGGAGGGACATCTCATTGAACCGGGCACCGGGCCTGTCAAAACAGTCAGCTTCCCCATCCGGGGCATCCCACTTCGGGAAACTGAAATTGAAAAGACCGGAACCATCCAGAACCGTCTGCTGGACATGCTCCACAAGCGTTCGCTTTCGCCGTCGCTTCTGGACAGTTACCTGCGCTGCCCGGTGATGTTCTTTTATAAGTACCTGACTCCACTCAAGCCACTGGACGAAGTAAACGAAGCGGGCGATCCAGCAGAACTCGGCACCATTGTGCACGACGTGCTGCACCACTTTTTTTTGCCATACCGCGGCGAACTCACGAACCTGAGCACACTTGATCCCGCAGACCTGCAGGATGAATTTACCCGCAGGCTTACTGACTCAAAATTCTTCAAACAGATGCCGTGGGACATGCGCGAAGGGCTTAACCTGAGCGGTCGCGAACGCCTGCGCCGTTTCTTGAAAAATCAGGGCACGACCACGATCCTCAAACTTGAGGAAAAGATCGACCAAAAAACACCCATTGGCGACCTGAACATTCTGTTGCAGGGCACCCTTGACCGTGTGGATGAACGCGCGGGTGGAATCACTATTCTGGATTACAAAACCGGTGGGATGCCCATGCCCAAGCGTGGGATTTGGACAGACATTGATTTTTGGGACGACATCGCCCGAGGCTATGAACAGGAAACAGCAGACGACGAGCTTTTGGTGATGCTTGCAGAAAAACTTCCGAGTCTCCAGCTCCCGCTCTACGCTTACCTGTATTATCTGGAAAATGGCGTTGTACCTGCCAATGCAGGCTGGGTTGAACTGCGCACCGAGGGAATGGAATCAGAGCTGTTTTCCGACGCAGATAGCGAAGAAATCCGAGAAGATGCCATTTGTGAATACACGCCCCGCGCTCTGCGCTTTGTCCTCTCACACATGCTCAAAACCCCGGTTTTCACATCCACCCCCGGCCATTATTGCGACTGGTGCCCCTATGGCTTCGCATGTCAAAAGCAGTAA
- a CDS encoding DUF523 domain-containing protein, which translates to MNTHKKIIVSACLAGCCCKYSGGDNLCEAVVELVRQGRAIPVCPEQLGGLPTPRPCCEIRKNGEAVEVWNDRDENVTEYFARGAQEAFRIASLAGCTAAVLKERSPSCGAGVIYDGTFQHIHVPGDGLFAALCRENGLAIFTESDLEENGEPCSK; encoded by the coding sequence ATGAACACGCATAAAAAAATTATTGTGAGCGCATGTCTTGCAGGATGCTGCTGTAAATATAGTGGCGGGGATAACCTCTGCGAAGCTGTCGTTGAGCTGGTGCGACAGGGCCGGGCCATTCCGGTTTGCCCAGAGCAGCTCGGTGGTCTGCCCACACCTCGCCCCTGCTGTGAAATCCGTAAAAATGGTGAGGCTGTCGAGGTCTGGAATGACAGAGACGAAAACGTCACCGAATACTTTGCACGCGGAGCACAGGAAGCGTTTCGCATTGCCTCGCTCGCCGGATGCACGGCAGCCGTGCTCAAGGAGCGCTCTCCAAGCTGTGGCGCAGGTGTCATTTATGATGGCACATTCCAGCATATCCATGTTCCCGGAGATGGCCTGTTCGCCGCACTCTGTCGTGAAAACGGACTCGCCATTTTCACCGAATCCGACCTTGAGGAGAACGGCGAGCCATGCAGCAAGTAA
- a CDS encoding UvrD-helicase domain-containing protein encodes MLEQVKASAGSGKTFELTSRFLRLLKNANDGVPAACGAIPGEGYGWSEIMAVTFTNKAAAEMKERVISSLKARALGDKSGPAGEWKANEAALWLTRILRHYHQLNIRTIDSLLNMFMRIFALDVGVSPDFTVIFDINELFEELFDELAAQAENGHTEEQQLLLNALQAMLYLEQKKGFDLSASFRQRLLDVLRFRLTHSEQLETDPQKLNDILNDLRFAMQNAARELQTQVQNRLAVKKHFLNFLDKCLAFSGTDKTPDSKLMLNMSFCDCVNKKSQDDVSPADEAVFQNLQQAWTAYKSLRPAIEGARNFAPFVPLADRILQDLERKETESGVLLNSLCPSLATRLLDHDTGVPDAYCRMGTRLMHILIDEFQDTGRDQWQALHPLAAECLAKGGSMFFVGDIKQAIYGWRGGDAALFDEVPEDPELLAMTDPERRSLPNNWRSTERIIRFNNTIFSALESPENASELATAMFPKDTKGAGDAIERFAERIQHLFHGAAQDVPEHKLGSGGFVQLQKIEGDDKDGLFENVREKLHQLLVENLAKRRPFGDVAVLVRTNSEAAEVSRWLIEWGVPVITENSLSLAEHPLIRQLVAIMTFMDYPFDDLAFWEFISGEDIFLRHTGVDIKDLSNWLCTCSHSPLFPRFREAFPELWDRHISPFQLQAGLMSPYDMVQEICRHFRVIERNPKDELFVRRFMEVIHCAQEAGHQSLSAFLDYWRDSGGEEKVPLPDSIDAIRVMTIHQSKGLEFPVCVVPFHHWQFNMHNELAITEIGSMHLLSPLRSKDFGPLYWERLTAILQEQLNLLYVAWTRPVDELYAFLTSTPAFRTRYPMVRGLEKITSALPWDEDFEGTPVLDYGENPQPRTERRSTAHEETAPVPDDESFAGSSYLDELPEDFYCTRDAEPVPDVDENGSLGESYEPDFAPDFNGSYVDQLLESDPADALTQDAARPEAEKKVAPSDTQRAETDSLPKEESKNDEEHTAPVQLFDDASETAARPMAWLPRLKIHRHFAKDVTREDMLSGRNWDERARGTLMHEAMDRLHFTGDMTEDIHRAAASAVAAHVDILPIGDRKREAITAEAEGLLRWAVEVPDFVQWITEGSPECPILDKDGNEHRPDLLVTNDSGTLVVEYKTGGKREEHIDQVRRYLRLTQAMPGLSAPYRGIILYLDKQETVTVSASNPETTNEHA; translated from the coding sequence ATGCTCGAACAGGTCAAAGCTTCTGCTGGTTCCGGAAAAACCTTTGAACTCACCAGCCGTTTTTTGCGACTGCTCAAAAATGCCAATGACGGTGTTCCAGCCGCCTGCGGAGCCATACCCGGTGAAGGCTATGGCTGGTCAGAAATCATGGCCGTGACATTCACCAACAAGGCCGCCGCAGAAATGAAAGAGCGCGTCATCAGCTCGCTCAAGGCCCGCGCCCTTGGCGACAAAAGCGGCCCAGCCGGAGAATGGAAGGCAAACGAGGCCGCCCTCTGGCTCACCCGAATTCTGCGCCACTATCACCAGCTCAACATCCGAACCATTGATAGCCTGCTCAACATGTTCATGCGCATCTTTGCGCTGGATGTTGGCGTTTCTCCCGACTTCACTGTTATTTTTGACATCAATGAACTCTTCGAAGAGCTGTTTGACGAGCTGGCTGCACAGGCCGAAAACGGGCACACCGAAGAGCAGCAGCTTCTACTCAATGCCCTTCAGGCCATGCTCTACCTTGAGCAAAAAAAAGGCTTTGATCTTTCCGCATCTTTCCGCCAGCGCCTGCTGGATGTGCTTCGCTTTCGTCTGACGCACAGCGAGCAGCTCGAAACCGACCCACAAAAACTGAATGACATCCTGAATGACCTGCGCTTTGCAATGCAAAATGCAGCACGCGAGCTGCAAACACAGGTTCAAAACAGGCTGGCCGTCAAAAAGCATTTCCTGAACTTTCTGGACAAATGCCTTGCCTTCTCTGGCACAGACAAAACCCCAGACTCCAAGCTCATGCTCAACATGAGCTTTTGCGACTGCGTCAACAAAAAGTCGCAGGACGATGTCAGCCCCGCAGACGAAGCAGTGTTCCAGAATCTCCAGCAGGCATGGACTGCATACAAATCCCTGCGCCCGGCCATTGAAGGCGCCCGGAACTTTGCGCCTTTTGTTCCACTTGCTGACCGAATTTTGCAGGATCTTGAGCGCAAAGAAACCGAAAGCGGCGTACTGCTGAACAGCCTGTGCCCTTCCCTTGCAACACGGCTTCTGGACCACGACACAGGAGTGCCTGACGCATACTGCCGCATGGGCACAAGGCTCATGCACATCCTCATTGACGAATTTCAGGACACAGGCCGCGACCAGTGGCAAGCCCTGCACCCACTCGCCGCGGAATGCCTTGCCAAGGGCGGCAGCATGTTCTTTGTTGGCGACATCAAGCAGGCCATTTACGGCTGGCGTGGTGGCGATGCAGCGCTTTTTGACGAAGTACCGGAGGATCCGGAACTGCTCGCCATGACAGATCCGGAGCGGCGTTCACTGCCCAACAACTGGCGTAGCACCGAACGCATCATCCGCTTTAACAACACAATCTTTAGCGCGCTGGAATCCCCAGAAAACGCCTCGGAGCTTGCCACGGCCATGTTCCCCAAAGACACCAAGGGAGCCGGGGACGCTATCGAACGCTTTGCCGAGCGCATTCAGCATCTTTTTCATGGTGCAGCGCAGGACGTCCCAGAGCACAAACTCGGCTCTGGTGGCTTTGTCCAGCTCCAGAAAATTGAAGGAGATGACAAGGACGGACTCTTTGAAAATGTCCGCGAAAAACTCCATCAGCTTCTTGTTGAAAATCTCGCCAAGCGCCGCCCCTTTGGTGACGTTGCCGTGCTGGTTCGCACCAACTCCGAAGCTGCAGAGGTTTCGCGCTGGCTCATTGAATGGGGTGTGCCAGTCATCACGGAAAACAGCCTGAGCCTTGCCGAGCATCCGCTCATTCGCCAGCTCGTGGCCATAATGACCTTTATGGACTATCCCTTTGATGACCTTGCATTCTGGGAGTTCATTTCTGGTGAGGATATTTTCCTGCGTCACACAGGCGTGGATATCAAGGACCTCAGCAACTGGCTCTGTACCTGTTCCCACAGCCCGCTTTTCCCACGCTTTCGCGAGGCATTCCCAGAGCTGTGGGACCGGCATATTTCACCGTTTCAGCTTCAGGCTGGGCTTATGAGTCCGTACGACATGGTGCAGGAAATCTGCCGCCACTTCCGGGTCATTGAACGCAACCCCAAAGACGAACTCTTTGTGCGGCGCTTTATGGAAGTCATCCACTGCGCACAGGAAGCCGGGCACCAATCACTTTCTGCATTTCTGGACTACTGGCGCGACTCTGGCGGTGAAGAAAAAGTCCCCCTGCCAGACAGCATTGATGCTATCCGCGTCATGACCATCCACCAATCCAAGGGACTGGAGTTCCCGGTCTGCGTTGTGCCCTTCCATCACTGGCAGTTCAATATGCATAACGAACTCGCCATCACAGAAATTGGCTCAATGCACCTGCTTTCTCCCCTGCGGAGCAAGGACTTTGGCCCGCTCTACTGGGAGCGCCTGACCGCGATTTTGCAGGAACAGCTCAACCTGCTTTACGTTGCGTGGACTCGCCCGGTGGATGAACTGTATGCCTTTTTAACCAGCACACCGGCATTTCGAACCCGCTATCCAATGGTGCGCGGGCTGGAGAAAATCACCAGCGCCTTGCCGTGGGATGAAGATTTTGAGGGGACTCCGGTGCTGGACTATGGCGAAAATCCACAGCCCCGGACTGAACGCCGAAGCACAGCCCATGAAGAAACAGCGCCCGTTCCTGACGACGAAAGCTTTGCAGGTTCGAGCTATCTTGATGAGTTGCCAGAGGACTTCTATTGCACGCGCGATGCCGAACCTGTACCAGACGTTGATGAAAACGGCAGCCTTGGCGAAAGCTATGAGCCAGACTTTGCCCCGGATTTCAACGGGAGTTACGTGGACCAGCTCCTCGAGAGTGATCCCGCTGACGCCCTCACTCAGGACGCCGCCAGACCAGAAGCAGAAAAAAAGGTCGCCCCAAGCGATACGCAACGCGCAGAAACCGACAGCCTCCCAAAAGAGGAAAGCAAAAACGACGAAGAGCACACCGCACCAGTACAGCTCTTTGATGACGCATCAGAAACCGCAGCGCGCCCAATGGCATGGCTCCCCCGCCTCAAAATTCACCGTCACTTTGCCAAAGACGTCACGCGGGAAGATATGCTGTCTGGACGCAACTGGGATGAACGCGCCCGTGGCACACTCATGCACGAAGCAATGGACCGCCTGCACTTTACTGGCGACATGACGGAAGACATTCACCGGGCCGCAGCAAGTGCCGTAGCTGCGCACGTCGACATTTTGCCCATTGGGGATCGCAAGCGTGAGGCCATTACAGCCGAAGCCGAGGGACTCCTTCGCTGGGCTGTCGAAGTGCCTGATTTTGTACAGTGGATTACAGAAGGTTCTCCAGAGTGCCCCATACTCGACAAAGACGGTAACGAACACCGTCCAGATCTTTTGGTCACCAATGATTCCGGAACACTTGTGGTGGAATACAAAACAGGTGGCAAACGTGAGGAGCACATTGACCAGGTCCGGCGCTATCTGCGCCTGACGCAGGCCATGCCCGGACTTTCGGCCCCATATCGCGGCATCATTCTTTACCTCGACAAGCAGGAAACCGTGACGGTTTCTGCATCCAACCCGGAGACGACAAATGAACACGCATAA
- the xerC gene encoding tyrosine recombinase XerC, protein MTKSRQKKANPSLVWAFRQYLEVEKGYSVATIRAYDRDLEQFENFLNARSKTLERPAELERQDVQSFMAELHRQRMAKTSVARKLSSLRTFFRYMAREGEIQHNPSSGVRNPKQEIHHPKALNVDQALALMEAEAADNPRALRDLALAELLYGSGLRISEALSLDLEDLDLRSAVVRVFGKGSKERMTPLSGAGVQRLGAYLKVRGEFSRMPSQKALFLGDRGGRLQRRQASRILEKLSTEAGLPEKVHPHMLRHSFATHLLEAGADLRSVQELLGHSRLSTTQRYTHLTMSKIMQTYDKAHPRAAKKK, encoded by the coding sequence ATGACGAAAAGTAGACAGAAAAAGGCAAATCCAAGTCTTGTTTGGGCATTCCGACAGTATCTTGAGGTGGAGAAGGGCTATAGCGTCGCCACCATTCGAGCCTATGATCGGGATTTGGAGCAGTTTGAAAATTTTTTGAATGCCAGAAGTAAAACCCTTGAACGCCCGGCCGAACTTGAGCGACAGGATGTTCAGTCGTTTATGGCGGAGCTTCATCGCCAGCGTATGGCAAAAACAAGCGTCGCCAGAAAGCTGTCCTCACTTCGGACGTTTTTTCGATACATGGCGCGTGAAGGTGAGATTCAGCATAATCCCAGTTCAGGGGTGCGAAATCCCAAGCAGGAAATTCATCACCCCAAGGCGCTGAATGTGGATCAGGCTTTGGCACTGATGGAAGCAGAAGCCGCAGATAACCCGCGTGCGCTCCGAGACCTCGCGCTTGCCGAGTTGCTGTATGGCTCTGGTTTGCGCATTAGCGAGGCGCTTTCGCTCGATCTGGAAGATCTTGATTTGCGTTCTGCTGTGGTGCGGGTTTTTGGTAAAGGCTCAAAGGAACGAATGACGCCACTGTCAGGGGCAGGGGTGCAGCGTCTTGGGGCGTATCTGAAGGTTCGTGGAGAGTTTTCTCGTATGCCGTCGCAAAAAGCGCTGTTTTTGGGCGATCGGGGTGGTCGGCTCCAGCGTCGGCAGGCGTCGCGCATTCTGGAAAAGCTGTCGACAGAAGCAGGGCTGCCAGAAAAGGTGCATCCGCACATGCTGCGGCATAGTTTTGCGACACATCTCTTGGAGGCTGGCGCAGACCTGCGCAGTGTTCAGGAACTTTTGGGGCACTCTCGGCTTTCCACCACTCAGCGCTATACGCATCTGACCATGTCGAAAATTATGCAGACCTATGACAAGGCGCATCCGCGTGCTGCAAAAAAGAAATAA
- a CDS encoding DMT family transporter, which yields MNSAKGYLYVFTAAVLWGITGPLAKYAFSLGIEPLEIAFWRCVIPFFPFAFQAIRGGSLTIAKNDIPLVGGFGLICIAAFYGVYQLAIQEGGAALACVLMYTSPAWVAIAARLFLKEKLTPVKLAAVCATLLGVAGVSGVLGGGSEVTGLALILGVLSGMTYAMYFIFGKLLLPRYTTPQLFIWGLPLGAVLLFPFVEFHDKTPYVWGAIFAICILSTYLAYTVYCAGLVHLEATRASIIATIEPVVASSMAFVWWGEHFSFAGYIGSALILGAVLLMILDGRKHQAPCTQS from the coding sequence ATGAATTCTGCAAAAGGCTATCTGTACGTTTTTACGGCTGCGGTGCTCTGGGGCATTACTGGCCCTCTGGCAAAATACGCATTTTCGCTTGGCATTGAACCTCTGGAAATCGCTTTCTGGCGTTGCGTCATTCCCTTTTTTCCCTTTGCATTTCAGGCCATCCGGGGTGGTTCTCTCACCATTGCCAAAAACGACATTCCACTCGTCGGCGGCTTTGGGCTAATCTGCATTGCGGCTTTCTACGGAGTGTATCAGCTCGCCATTCAGGAAGGCGGCGCAGCCCTTGCCTGCGTCCTGATGTATACGTCTCCTGCATGGGTTGCGATTGCTGCCCGACTTTTCCTCAAAGAAAAGCTCACCCCAGTAAAACTGGCTGCTGTCTGCGCAACCCTTCTTGGGGTAGCGGGTGTCAGTGGTGTGCTCGGCGGTGGATCAGAGGTCACAGGACTCGCGCTCATCCTTGGCGTCCTTTCTGGCATGACGTACGCCATGTACTTTATTTTCGGAAAGCTTCTGCTCCCCCGCTATACGACACCCCAGCTTTTTATCTGGGGGCTTCCGCTTGGGGCCGTTCTCCTTTTCCCCTTTGTAGAATTTCATGACAAAACCCCGTATGTTTGGGGCGCCATTTTTGCGATCTGTATTCTTTCGACCTATCTGGCCTACACGGTCTACTGTGCTGGCCTTGTTCACCTTGAGGCAACCCGTGCCTCCATCATTGCCACCATTGAGCCTGTTGTGGCCTCCTCAATGGCCTTTGTCTGGTGGGGTGAGCACTTCTCCTTTGCCGGATACATTGGCAGCGCCCTGATTCTTGGCGCAGTCCTCCTGATGATTCTGGACGGTCGAAAACACCAGGCCCCCTGTACTCAATCCTAA